GCACCACCGCGCCGCCGCGCTCCGCCAGCGGCGCCGCCTCCCCGAGTGTCTCGACGAGGCCTTCGGTACCGCCGGACGGGGGACCGAGGGGTTCGAACACGGTGACGACGTCGTACCCGGGGCGTCCGGACGGCGGGGCCGCGTCACCGGGCGCCCCCTCCACGAGTCGCGCACACCCCGGCGCGGGCTCCCGCGCGGGCGCCCCCGCGTGCGGGGCCTGCGCGCCCGCGCCCGGCAGCAGCCGCTCCCGCGCGAGCGCCAGCAGCTCGGTGTGTCCGGTGTCCACCCCCGTCACCGCCGCGCCCCGCGAGGCCGCCAGCAGCAGCGCCAGCCCGGAACCGCAGCCGAGCCCGAGCAGCCGCGTACCGGCGCCCACACCGAGCCGGTCGTAGACCGCCTCGTAGAGCGGGACCAGCATCCGCTCCTGGATCTCGGCCCAGTCCCGTGCGCGGGCGTGTGCGTCCACGCGGGGCGGGGAGCCGGCGTGTGCCGGAGGCCGTCGCACGAGCGTAGGTGTCATCAAAAGCGCCCCAATCCGCCGAGAGTTGCCCCTGTGCCCGATTCCGTGGCCCCCGTGACGTGCGCGCGCTCCCCCCGTATGCCAGGAAACTCCGCACCTGTCGTGACGTCCAGTGGTCGCGGCACACTGCTTGCGACGCGTCGCCACTCCTCGGGGTACCGCATACGGGACGGAGTACGCCGTCGGCGCCGCGCCCCGTCCGTGCCCCGTGCGCCCCCGGGGCGGGGCCGGTGCCGTGGCGGCGCCGGGTACCCGGTAACGTCGGGGCGGCCGGGGCCCGTTGGGGCGCGTGCGAAGGCCGACGGGGCTCCCGCGGCCGCCGGCTACGCGGCTGTCCGTACGTGCGACTACGCACCAGCTTGGTATGAGCTGTGAGGCTTCTCCGGGGATCGGCGCACCCGCCCTCGTCGCGACGCATCAGCCGCAACTGACGGGTACGTGCAAATTATTTGGGATGGCCCGGAATAGGAACACAGGAGCCCTCCGGCTCGTTGTCATTACGTGAGCACGACACCAACTGTTCTCGCCGCAGAGCTGGCGCAGGCGTGGGCCGACATTCAGCGGCACCACCCCGAGCTGCCCGACCTTGCCGCACCCGAATCCCTGATCGGGGAGTCGTCGTCCGCCTGCGGACACGAACTCTCCTTCGAGCGCCTGCTTCACGAGGCGGTCCACGGCATCGCCGCCGCCCGCGGCATCCGTGACACCTCACGCGCAGGCCGCTACCACAACCGCCGATTCCTCGCGATCGCCGAGGAGCTGGGCCTGGACCACCCCGACGAGCCGCATCCCAGCAGCGGCTTCTCGCTGGTCACGCTCAATCCCGAGGCCAAGCGGAGGTACCGACCCACGATCGAGCGGCTGCAGCGCGCGCTGAAGGCCCACTCGGCGGCGACGGCCGCCGACACGGCCCGCTCGTTCCGCGGTCCCGCCGCCCGCCACGGCTCCTCCGGCGGCGGCGTCCGTGTCAAGGCCGTGTGCGACTGCGGGCGCAACGTCCGCGTCGTCCCGTCGGTCCTGGCCCAGGCGCCGATCATGTGCGGCGGGTGCGGAAAACCGTTCCGCATCCCGGAGGTCGTGGGCGCAGGCGTGGGCTGACCCTTCCGGCATCTCGTGGATGCCGGGAAGGTCCGGCCGTCGCCGGCCCACCGCGTACACCCGCTCGAGGGCCCGCACCCTGCGGGAGCGCACCCCGCGCAGGGCGGGCCGGTCCCAGCCGCACCCCGCGCGCGGCCGTCCACGGACGGCCCCGCGCCGGGTGCCGCTGAGGGCTGCCCGAGCGCGGGCCGCGGCCCCGTCCCCCGGGGACGGCGCGCCGCGCGGTGTGTGGCACAATGGCTAGCTGTACTCGACAGCCGCACAGGACCCCTCTCTCCTCCGGCTGACGCGTCCGTCGGGCACTCGGGTACCGCAACCCCACGCGGCTTCCTCGCCGTGCCCAACCACGTCAAATCCAGGAGAACCCACTCCCGTGGCAGTCAAGATCAAGCTGAAGCGTCTGGGCAAGATCCGTTCGCCTCACTACCGCATCGTCGTCGCCGACTCCCGTACCCGCCGTGACGGCCGGGCCATCGAGGAGATCGGTCTGTACCACCCGGTGCAGAACCCCTCGCGCATCGAGGTCGACGCCGACCGTGTCGCGTACTGGCTCTCCGTCGGCGCCCAGCCGACCGAGCCCGTGCTCGCCATCCTGAAGAAGACCGGCGACTGGCAGAAGTACAAGGGCGAGCCCGCCCCCGCGCCGCTGCTCCAGCCGCAGGAGAAGTCGGCCCGCCCGGTGTTCGAGTCCCTCGGCGGTGACGACGAGGGCAAGGGTGAGGCGATCACCCAGAAGAAGAAGGCCGAGAAGAAGGACGAGGCCGCCGCCGAGTCCTCTTCCACCGAGTCGACCGAGGCCTGAGCAGCATGCTCGAAGAGGCGCTCGAGCACCTCGTGAAGGGCATCGTCGACAACCCTGACGATGTGCAGGTGGCCTCGCGCAACCTGCGCCGCGGTCGTGTGCTCGAGGTCCGGGTCCACCCCGACGACCTCGGCAAGGTGATCGGCCGCAACGGCCGCACCGCACGCGCACTGCGCACCGTCGTGGGTGCCATCGGCGG
The DNA window shown above is from Streptomyces sp. NBC_00670 and carries:
- a CDS encoding SAM-dependent methyltransferase; its protein translation is MTPTLVRRPPAHAGSPPRVDAHARARDWAEIQERMLVPLYEAVYDRLGVGAGTRLLGLGCGSGLALLLAASRGAAVTGVDTGHTELLALARERLLPGAGAQAPHAGAPAREPAPGCARLVEGAPGDAAPPSGRPGYDVVTVFEPLGPPSGGTEGLVETLGEAAPLAERGGAVVLAGWGPAERCATASVLRVAAKLADPVRGGDADGDTGAVPSPGAAGWRPAGRDRLEEAAQRAGLRPDGSGRVACPFGYADTGSAVRGLRSTGLFDAALAVTDEEQVEKELAEALHPHVREDGTVWMPNVFRYLVARRG
- the rpsP gene encoding 30S ribosomal protein S16 codes for the protein MAVKIKLKRLGKIRSPHYRIVVADSRTRRDGRAIEEIGLYHPVQNPSRIEVDADRVAYWLSVGAQPTEPVLAILKKTGDWQKYKGEPAPAPLLQPQEKSARPVFESLGGDDEGKGEAITQKKKAEKKDEAAAESSSTESTEA
- a CDS encoding RNA-binding protein produces the protein MLEEALEHLVKGIVDNPDDVQVASRNLRRGRVLEVRVHPDDLGKVIGRNGRTARALRTVVGAIGGRGVRVDLVDVDHVR